In a genomic window of Virgibacillus sp. SK37:
- a CDS encoding hemolysin family protein: MIIAIIVLLFVSFFFSGSETALTAANKMRLQSKANNNDKKSEKLLNLVSKPEEFITTILIGNNIANILLPTLVTMVAIDYGINVAVASAVLTIVIIIFSEVIPKSVAATFPDRISYIIYPVIKGIVLLFKPLTIVLNAMTGFIIKFLSKGQEDSTSISKDEIRAMVDIARTEGIFKQDESYRIKGVLEFNNLNVKDALKTPRVDIVALPHTADFEEVRNMAIENPFTRYPIYEEDIDNIVGVFHSKYVLSWSIEPEESLESYSDMDPLIVFEFHSIEWVFRKMMQEKKHMAIVLDEYGGTEGILTHEDILEVLLGLEIEDEMDKGNEPLVEKVTNTEIICNGKIPLHRLNTIFHTDIPEEEDVLAGYLLREFNYFPSEGETLERNNLSFKVLSVDERMLKRVQIIKNNLQQ, translated from the coding sequence GTGATCATCGCGATCATCGTACTACTTTTTGTTTCATTTTTCTTTTCTGGAAGTGAAACAGCTTTAACTGCTGCAAACAAAATGCGTTTGCAATCCAAAGCGAATAATAATGATAAAAAATCAGAGAAACTGTTAAATCTGGTGTCCAAGCCGGAAGAATTTATTACAACAATACTGATCGGGAATAATATCGCAAATATTTTACTACCTACGTTAGTAACGATGGTAGCAATAGATTATGGAATAAATGTTGCGGTTGCCTCAGCTGTATTAACTATTGTAATCATTATTTTCTCAGAGGTAATACCAAAATCCGTTGCGGCGACCTTCCCTGATCGGATCTCTTATATAATTTATCCTGTTATCAAAGGAATTGTTTTGTTGTTTAAGCCGTTAACCATTGTACTAAATGCAATGACTGGCTTCATTATAAAATTTCTGTCCAAAGGGCAGGAAGACAGCACCTCTATTTCTAAAGATGAAATTAGAGCAATGGTTGATATTGCAAGAACAGAAGGGATATTTAAGCAGGACGAGTCGTACCGGATTAAAGGCGTCTTGGAGTTTAATAATCTGAACGTAAAAGATGCATTGAAAACACCTCGTGTAGATATTGTTGCCTTACCACACACAGCAGATTTTGAAGAAGTGAGGAATATGGCAATTGAAAATCCGTTTACCCGTTACCCTATTTACGAGGAAGATATTGATAACATTGTTGGAGTATTTCACTCGAAATATGTACTGTCCTGGTCCATTGAACCGGAAGAATCTCTTGAGTCATACAGTGATATGGATCCATTAATTGTTTTTGAATTTCATTCCATTGAATGGGTATTTCGTAAAATGATGCAAGAAAAGAAACACATGGCAATTGTATTAGATGAGTATGGCGGCACTGAAGGTATTCTTACTCACGAAGATATTCTAGAAGTATTACTTGGTCTGGAAATAGAAGATGAAATGGACAAAGGAAACGAGCCACTTGTAGAAAAGGTTACTAATACAGAAATTATTTGTAATGGAAAAATCCCCTTACATCGCTTGAATACTATTTTTCATACAGATATTCCTGAGGAAGAGGATGTACTTGCTGGATATTTACTGAGGGAGTTTAATTATTTCCCTTCTGAAGGAGAAACACTTGAAAGAAATAACTTATCATTTAAGGTATTAAGCGTAGACGAACGTATGCTAAAACGGGTGCAAATAATAAAAAATAATTTACAACAATAA
- a CDS encoding DUF4023 domain-containing protein, whose translation MKSTHEFVEKFNDTKRKDQLNKHRQGHNDPAKKLPNKRH comes from the coding sequence ATGAAAAGCACACATGAATTTGTAGAGAAATTTAATGATACAAAAAGAAAAGATCAGTTAAATAAACATCGACAAGGGCATAATGACCCGGCAAAAAAACTGCCTAATAAACGCCATTAG
- a CDS encoding H-type small acid-soluble spore protein, whose product MDKQRAQEIMDSLAMIQVHYHGIPVYIEGINNKDETATVFPLDEMHNSQHVELHGLSENRSTP is encoded by the coding sequence ATGGATAAGCAGCGCGCCCAGGAAATCATGGATTCCTTGGCAATGATTCAGGTCCATTATCATGGAATCCCTGTATATATTGAGGGTATTAACAATAAAGATGAAACAGCAACTGTTTTCCCATTGGATGAGATGCATAACAGTCAGCACGTTGAATTGCATGGGTTAAGCGAGAATAGAAGTACACCTTAG
- a CDS encoding NAD-dependent protein deacylase — protein MLKKWLQNSNYTVVFTGAGMSTESGLPDFRSSNQGLWNKKDPSKIASTDALNNNVNDFISFYRERVLGVKEYSPHKGHYILADLEKQGYVKSIITQNVDGFHQQAGSKNVAELHGTLQTVHCQSCGEVYSSQEYVDKEYYCTCGGILRPSIILFGETLPQDAFQFALEESRKSDLFIVLGSSLSVTPANQFPLIAKEMGAKLVIINREKTPFDYYADQVIRDQAIGKVLAELDM, from the coding sequence ATGTTAAAAAAGTGGCTACAGAATTCCAATTATACAGTCGTTTTCACTGGGGCAGGAATGTCTACGGAAAGTGGGCTACCTGATTTCCGATCTTCTAACCAAGGACTATGGAATAAAAAAGACCCAAGCAAAATTGCCAGTACGGATGCATTAAATAATAATGTAAATGACTTTATTTCCTTTTACAGAGAACGCGTATTAGGTGTGAAAGAATATAGTCCACATAAAGGGCATTATATTCTTGCTGATCTCGAAAAACAGGGATATGTGAAATCCATTATCACGCAAAATGTAGACGGCTTTCACCAACAAGCCGGATCGAAAAACGTAGCTGAACTGCATGGTACGTTACAAACGGTTCACTGTCAGAGTTGTGGAGAGGTGTATAGCAGCCAAGAGTACGTAGATAAAGAGTATTATTGTACCTGTGGAGGTATATTGCGTCCTTCTATCATATTATTTGGTGAGACACTGCCACAGGATGCCTTTCAATTTGCCTTAGAGGAAAGCCGAAAAAGTGATCTATTTATTGTTCTAGGCTCATCACTAAGCGTTACGCCTGCTAACCAATTTCCTTTAATAGCAAAAGAAATGGGCGCAAAACTTGTTATTATTAATCGGGAAAAGACTCCCTTTGATTACTATGCTGACCAAGTTATTAGAGACCAGGCAATTGGTAAAGTACTAGCAGAATTAGACATGTAG
- a CDS encoding YpjP family protein — MKLWMRKIAVVLVAIMTLGMYVPQMDIHTNAENNKDALSSKGDHLEDFSPKMVEDRPTEATGLSTDSLHIDALKKDVKAQTYTKLGPRISERLDDQFLAVIIKEMETVVETLVTEEDHDFYFEITQQPTEGFGEKIFSVYDLRTNEDIARFDVRRDNRPLEGYWFNFHYHLQEDNFVKHHEIGEIFWDKNTPPKWMA; from the coding sequence ATGAAGCTTTGGATGAGAAAAATAGCCGTCGTTCTTGTTGCAATTATGACGCTTGGCATGTATGTGCCACAAATGGATATACACACAAATGCAGAAAACAATAAAGATGCCTTGTCTTCTAAAGGAGATCATCTCGAAGATTTCTCTCCAAAAATGGTGGAAGACAGGCCAACTGAAGCGACAGGATTATCAACAGACAGCTTACATATAGATGCGTTAAAGAAGGATGTTAAAGCACAGACGTATACCAAGTTAGGACCTAGAATTAGTGAGCGCTTGGATGATCAGTTTTTAGCTGTGATTATTAAGGAAATGGAGACCGTAGTGGAAACCTTGGTTACAGAAGAAGATCATGACTTTTATTTCGAGATCACCCAGCAGCCGACAGAAGGATTTGGTGAAAAAATTTTCAGTGTCTATGATCTCCGAACCAATGAAGATATAGCTAGGTTTGATGTTCGTAGAGATAACCGCCCACTGGAAGGATACTGGTTTAATTTCCATTATCATTTACAGGAAGATAACTTTGTTAAGCATCATGAAATTGGAGAAATATTCTGGGATAAAAATACCCCTCCAAAATGGATGGCTTAA
- a CDS encoding MBL fold metallo-hydrolase: MAEVKPLTTKRLAQKILNGEKVFILDIRKEEDYSDWKIEGENVKSINVPFKQLKDEVEDIKEELPHDQTIYVVCARGISSQDGVETLKKAGVENITYLEGGMTAWSEHLEPVKVANLSDGGEIYQFLRIGKGCLSYMIINNGEAAVVDPVRMTDIYKRFAEDKQASIHSVLDTHLHADHISGGKTLADKVSADYYFPENEEENIDLTYKATTSNTEIEVGKSVTISAFHSPGHTPGSTSFIINNQYLLTGDTLFIDSIGRPDLAGKADEWVKDLYETLYARYPELSQDLIVLPGHFGDMKEINKDGTVQADLNNPYRQNDRLQVENEDEFQNLVTDQLPPQPNSHEKIREVNMGKRNPDDDARQEMEIGPNRCAV; encoded by the coding sequence ATGGCGGAAGTAAAGCCACTGACAACTAAAAGATTAGCTCAAAAAATTCTTAATGGTGAAAAGGTGTTTATCCTTGATATCCGCAAAGAAGAGGATTATTCTGATTGGAAAATTGAAGGAGAAAACGTAAAAAGTATAAATGTTCCTTTTAAACAACTAAAAGATGAAGTAGAAGATATAAAAGAAGAGCTTCCTCACGATCAAACCATATATGTTGTTTGTGCAAGAGGTATATCCTCTCAAGATGGAGTGGAAACCCTTAAAAAAGCGGGTGTTGAAAATATTACCTACTTAGAAGGGGGAATGACAGCATGGAGCGAACATCTTGAACCAGTCAAAGTAGCAAACTTATCTGATGGAGGAGAAATTTATCAGTTTCTACGTATTGGTAAGGGTTGTCTTTCTTATATGATTATTAATAATGGTGAAGCAGCAGTGGTCGATCCTGTTCGAATGACAGATATCTATAAACGTTTCGCAGAAGATAAACAAGCTTCTATTCATAGCGTTCTGGATACCCATCTTCATGCAGATCATATCTCTGGAGGAAAAACGTTAGCAGACAAGGTAAGTGCTGATTATTATTTCCCTGAAAATGAAGAGGAAAATATTGATTTAACCTATAAGGCAACTACAAGTAATACAGAGATAGAGGTAGGTAAATCTGTAACAATTTCAGCGTTTCATTCTCCAGGTCATACACCAGGGAGTACCAGCTTTATCATTAACAATCAATATTTACTGACTGGGGATACGTTGTTTATCGATTCCATCGGTCGTCCGGATCTAGCTGGCAAAGCAGATGAATGGGTAAAAGATCTTTATGAAACGCTGTACGCAAGATATCCAGAATTATCTCAGGATTTAATTGTATTGCCTGGCCACTTTGGTGATATGAAAGAAATTAATAAAGATGGGACAGTTCAAGCCGATCTGAACAACCCTTACAGACAAAATGATCGTTTGCAGGTGGAGAATGAGGATGAATTCCAAAACCTTGTAACAGATCAATTACCTCCCCAACCGAACAGTCATGAAAAGATTAGAGAGGTAAATATGGGTAAAAGAAACCCAGATGATGATGCCCGACAAGAAATGGAAATAGGTCCTAATCGCTGCGCTGTCTAA
- a CDS encoding GNAT family N-acetyltransferase — MIKIKELQLKEDIIEAFPIMNELRSHLDLDSYIELVQEAIEKDMYHLVALYEHGEIAAVIGYKPMITLYYGRFIWVCDLVTKEDKRSNGFGEKLLSFVENWAKKNKYQAVALSSGLQRTEAHRFYEERMAYDRVSFVFKKLI; from the coding sequence ATGATTAAAATAAAGGAGCTACAATTAAAGGAAGATATTATAGAGGCTTTTCCGATTATGAATGAGCTTCGTTCGCATCTTGATCTCGATTCATATATAGAACTGGTTCAAGAAGCTATAGAAAAAGATATGTACCACCTTGTTGCTCTTTATGAGCACGGGGAAATAGCTGCTGTCATTGGATATAAACCAATGATCACCCTTTATTATGGCCGGTTCATTTGGGTGTGTGATTTGGTTACAAAAGAGGATAAGCGTTCCAATGGTTTCGGGGAGAAGTTACTGTCCTTTGTAGAGAATTGGGCTAAAAAAAACAAGTATCAAGCTGTTGCTTTGTCCTCCGGTTTACAACGTACAGAGGCCCATCGCTTTTATGAGGAGAGAATGGCGTATGATAGAGTAAGTTTCGTTTTCAAAAAATTAATATAG
- a CDS encoding histidine phosphatase family protein, which yields MSKLIYVVRHCKAEGQEPEAPLTEQGKQQANQLAAFFNKRPDRIISSPFIRAQQSVDALASKWDMEIETDPRLAERVLSKENLSDWFEKLRITFEDLELTYPGGESSNKATQRIVSVIEELEDDTSTILATHGNLLSLLLMYIDPNYGFEYWSSLTNPDVFELNIANGKATIHRIWEK from the coding sequence ATGAGTAAATTAATCTATGTAGTAAGACATTGTAAGGCAGAGGGGCAAGAACCAGAAGCTCCGCTTACAGAACAAGGCAAGCAGCAGGCAAATCAATTAGCAGCTTTTTTTAATAAACGACCAGACCGTATTATCTCAAGTCCTTTTATAAGAGCCCAACAGTCGGTCGATGCGTTGGCCTCAAAATGGGATATGGAGATAGAAACTGATCCAAGACTTGCTGAACGTGTATTAAGTAAAGAGAATCTTTCAGATTGGTTTGAAAAACTACGAATTACGTTTGAAGATCTGGAACTAACATATCCTGGTGGGGAATCGAGTAATAAAGCAACACAACGCATTGTGTCCGTAATAGAGGAATTAGAAGATGATACGAGTACCATCCTAGCTACACATGGAAATTTGCTATCACTTCTTCTCATGTACATAGATCCGAATTATGGATTTGAATATTGGAGCAGTCTTACAAATCCAGATGTATTTGAGCTCAATATAGCTAATGGAAAGGCAACTATCCACAGAATTTGGGAAAAGTGA
- a CDS encoding nucleotidyltransferase domain-containing protein — protein sequence MLQEDAVEKITESLKADPLVKAIFLKGSMGRGEHDEHSDIDLYCLVDQKDEALFLEKRLMHLKAYQDILFWDDIFIIAPQIIAVYNNLLHLDLFTVTEQSFKQKDYFTVLYDPEGRLDKYKSSQNLRLSEEEFKDDVIDVVWFLFQYKKSASRGNDLWSVAMLQHVMTHMARVLLHHYCPERAQLGLKTIASSVPEQMVSSITAIFESLTPEAHSQAARRIQQLVASEKEWIISALNLEGKKRVQAFMEKMLTIPL from the coding sequence TTGCTTCAAGAAGATGCTGTAGAAAAAATAACGGAGAGTCTAAAAGCAGATCCACTTGTGAAAGCAATTTTCCTTAAAGGGTCGATGGGTAGAGGTGAGCATGACGAGCATTCTGATATTGATCTATACTGCCTGGTTGACCAAAAAGATGAAGCACTGTTTCTGGAAAAGCGACTCATGCACCTTAAGGCATATCAAGATATATTATTTTGGGATGATATTTTTATTATTGCACCACAAATTATTGCTGTATATAATAATCTCCTTCACCTCGACCTCTTTACAGTTACGGAACAATCATTTAAGCAGAAGGATTATTTTACGGTACTATATGACCCGGAAGGCAGATTAGACAAGTATAAAAGCTCACAAAATTTACGATTGTCGGAAGAAGAATTCAAAGATGATGTCATAGATGTTGTGTGGTTTTTGTTTCAATATAAGAAGTCGGCTTCCAGAGGGAATGACCTATGGTCTGTGGCTATGCTGCAGCATGTGATGACACATATGGCAAGGGTATTGCTTCATCATTATTGTCCTGAACGTGCGCAACTGGGACTAAAGACAATAGCATCCTCTGTACCGGAACAGATGGTAAGTAGTATTACAGCTATTTTTGAAAGCCTTACCCCTGAAGCTCATTCACAAGCAGCAAGGCGTATTCAACAGCTTGTTGCTAGCGAAAAGGAGTGGATAATTTCCGCCCTGAATTTGGAAGGGAAAAAGAGAGTACAGGCTTTCATGGAAAAAATGCTTACTATACCATTATAA
- a CDS encoding SpoVR family protein produces MKETEELSHAISEITEIAAGFGLDFYPMRYEICPADIIYTFGAYGMPTRFSHWSFGKQFHKMKLQYDLGLSQIYELVINSNPCYAFLLDTNSLIQNKLIIAHVLAHCDFFKNNVRFSNTRRDMVESMTATAERIANYELIHGKKEVEEFLDAVLAIQEHIDPSIVRPKLPSYDMEEEEAEEKAVKTPYDDLWQLDRIEDKNNRLPALRKSKKFPPRPEKDLLLFIQEYSRELEDWQRDILTMMREEMLYFWPQLETKIMNEGWASYWHQRILREMDLTSDETIEFATLNAGVVQPSKQGINPYYLGLKIFEDIEERYNNPTEEMKMLGVKQNSGRDKIFEVREMESDISFIRNYLTKELVQREDMYLFEKKGRNYQITDKDYKNVREQLVSMRVNGGFPYICVENGDYLRNGELYLVHSYEGTELDVKYLENVLPYIYQLWGRTVYMETYVEEKKVVFSCNGDKINRRQA; encoded by the coding sequence TTGAAGGAAACAGAGGAACTCAGTCATGCGATTAGTGAAATAACTGAAATCGCCGCTGGATTTGGTCTTGATTTTTATCCCATGCGTTATGAAATTTGTCCTGCAGATATCATTTATACATTTGGTGCATATGGAATGCCGACAAGATTTTCACATTGGAGTTTTGGGAAACAATTTCACAAGATGAAGCTTCAATATGATTTAGGATTGAGTCAAATTTATGAGTTGGTTATCAATTCTAATCCTTGCTATGCCTTCCTGTTGGATACAAACAGCTTAATCCAGAATAAATTAATTATTGCCCACGTCCTTGCCCATTGTGATTTCTTCAAAAATAATGTGCGTTTTTCCAATACCCGTAGAGATATGGTTGAAAGTATGACTGCTACTGCTGAAAGAATCGCAAATTATGAGCTCATCCATGGAAAGAAGGAAGTAGAGGAATTTTTGGATGCCGTGCTTGCCATCCAAGAACATATAGACCCATCCATCGTACGTCCGAAGCTGCCATCGTATGATATGGAGGAGGAAGAGGCAGAGGAAAAAGCTGTTAAAACCCCTTATGACGACCTTTGGCAATTGGACCGAATAGAGGATAAAAATAATCGATTACCTGCATTAAGAAAAAGCAAAAAGTTCCCACCAAGACCTGAGAAGGATCTTTTGCTGTTTATCCAGGAATATAGCCGGGAGCTGGAAGACTGGCAACGTGATATTCTGACTATGATGCGTGAAGAAATGCTTTATTTCTGGCCACAGCTTGAAACCAAAATTATGAACGAGGGCTGGGCATCTTATTGGCACCAACGCATACTAAGAGAAATGGACCTGACCTCAGATGAAACGATTGAATTTGCGACGCTAAACGCGGGTGTTGTGCAGCCATCCAAACAGGGTATTAACCCTTATTACCTAGGTTTGAAAATATTTGAGGACATCGAAGAACGCTACAATAATCCAACAGAGGAAATGAAAATGCTTGGCGTGAAGCAAAATTCAGGAAGAGATAAAATTTTCGAGGTAAGAGAGATGGAATCAGATATATCCTTTATCCGCAATTATTTAACGAAGGAATTAGTACAACGTGAAGATATGTACCTTTTTGAGAAAAAGGGAAGGAATTATCAAATTACGGATAAAGACTATAAAAATGTGCGTGAACAGCTTGTTTCCATGCGTGTGAACGGCGGTTTTCCATATATTTGTGTAGAAAACGGGGACTATTTACGTAATGGCGAGTTATATCTCGTACACAGTTATGAAGGAACAGAGCTGGATGTAAAGTATTTGGAAAATGTCCTGCCATATATTTATCAGCTTTGGGGCAGAACCGTTTATATGGAAACATATGTAGAGGAAAAGAAAGTCGTTTTTTCCTGTAATGGGGATAAAATTAACCGAAGACAGGCATAA
- the yhbH gene encoding sporulation protein YhbH produces the protein MQEKKENFVVSQENWSLHRKGYQDQQRHMDKVKEAIKNNLPDLVSEENIIMSNGRDVIKIPIRSLDEYKIRYNYDKTKHVGQGDGDSQIGDIVARDGSSQGEDGAGKGKKAGDQPGQDYYEAEVSLAELEDALFREMELPNLQEKEQAEIITEKVEFNDVRKKGLMGNIDKKRTILTAIKRNATEGRPGLTPIYNDDLRFKTWNDVIKPESKAVVLAMMDTSASMGTFEKYIARSFFFWMTRFLRSKYESVEIAFIAHHTEAKVVTEEAFFSKGESGGTICSSAYYKALELIDERFNPTRYNIYPFHFSDGENITSDNPKCIKLVNEIMDVSSMFGYGEVNGYSRKSTLMRAYENISDEKFRHYILKEKNDVYHALKSFFQKETTNV, from the coding sequence ATGCAGGAGAAAAAGGAAAATTTCGTTGTCTCCCAGGAAAACTGGTCCCTCCATCGCAAAGGCTATCAGGATCAACAACGTCACATGGATAAGGTGAAAGAAGCCATTAAGAACAACTTGCCGGATTTAGTTAGTGAAGAAAATATTATTATGTCAAATGGTCGGGATGTCATTAAGATTCCTATACGGTCATTGGATGAATATAAAATCAGGTACAATTATGATAAAACAAAACATGTCGGGCAAGGCGATGGGGATAGTCAAATTGGTGATATTGTTGCCAGAGACGGCAGTAGTCAAGGAGAAGACGGTGCTGGTAAAGGAAAAAAAGCGGGAGATCAGCCTGGCCAGGATTATTATGAAGCAGAGGTTTCTCTAGCTGAGTTGGAGGATGCTCTCTTCCGGGAGATGGAGCTACCTAATCTCCAGGAGAAGGAGCAAGCTGAAATTATTACAGAAAAAGTGGAGTTTAATGATGTACGCAAAAAAGGGCTTATGGGTAATATTGATAAAAAACGGACGATTTTAACAGCAATTAAACGGAATGCAACAGAAGGAAGACCAGGGCTTACACCCATTTATAATGACGACCTCCGATTTAAGACATGGAATGATGTCATCAAACCGGAATCTAAAGCGGTAGTACTTGCGATGATGGATACGAGTGCATCCATGGGAACATTTGAAAAATATATTGCAAGAAGCTTCTTTTTCTGGATGACAAGGTTCCTCCGATCAAAGTATGAATCCGTGGAAATTGCCTTTATCGCTCATCATACCGAAGCAAAGGTTGTCACGGAAGAAGCCTTCTTTTCTAAAGGAGAAAGTGGTGGAACAATTTGTTCGTCGGCGTATTATAAAGCTCTGGAGCTTATTGATGAACGATTCAACCCAACACGCTATAATATTTATCCTTTTCATTTTTCAGATGGAGAGAACATCACATCTGATAATCCGAAATGTATAAAGCTCGTCAATGAAATTATGGATGTGTCAAGCATGTTTGGCTATGGAGAAGTAAACGGATATAGTCGAAAGTCAACTTTAATGCGCGCATATGAGAATATTAGTGATGAAAAGTTTCGCCATTATATTTTAAAAGAGAAAAATGATGTATATCATGCGTTGAAGAGCTTCTTTCAAAAAGAAACAACAAACGTATAA
- a CDS encoding acyl-CoA dehydrogenase family protein: protein MFFPEDLTDEHKMIKKSARQFAIKEVEPNRDAIEDQEFPVVVGLMKKAGKLGLLAHSIPEEFGGLGLDKISKGLVGEEVGRTGSYGVAHSNHTCIATLPITYYGTAEQKRKYLPKLASGEYIGAYCLTEPEAGSDAMGGKTTAVLNETKTHYLLNGTKLYITNAAFSDTFIVYAKVDGNQYTAFIVEKDFSGLELGPEEKKMGIKGSSTCSVILEDCKVPVENVLGEVGKGHIIAFTVLNLGRFNLGSACVGASKYALSEAVDHITERKQFGQPIAEFGVSKEKIAKMAARIYASESMQYRTSALLEEALHGMDQEQDQRLVATALSEYAIECAACKVYGSETLNYLVDEGLQLHGGAGFINEYRIEQMYRDSRINRIFEGTNEINRLLLPGQFLKKAAKGVLPYEQAVKDAFTYLHEASTEESGDRLKLVQDIRSIYLVLVELARRKYDTHLEQQQEVLMKLSDLAIHLFASESVLMRTRKYRDEQKDGIKQHLMEASLEEARNQILFLVQQLEGELLEEQTKIRNQIDSLLKSHSFKGSIHRNRGVASYIYEHGGYIN from the coding sequence ATGTTTTTCCCGGAAGATTTAACAGATGAGCATAAAATGATAAAGAAATCAGCCCGGCAATTTGCAATAAAGGAAGTGGAGCCCAACCGTGATGCCATCGAAGATCAGGAGTTTCCTGTTGTTGTAGGACTGATGAAAAAGGCCGGTAAGCTTGGTCTTCTTGCACACAGTATCCCAGAAGAATTCGGCGGGTTGGGTCTTGATAAAATAAGCAAAGGGCTTGTTGGTGAGGAGGTGGGACGCACTGGAAGCTATGGTGTAGCACATTCCAATCATACCTGTATTGCGACACTGCCTATTACGTATTATGGCACTGCCGAGCAAAAGCGAAAGTACTTGCCAAAGCTCGCAAGTGGTGAATATATTGGTGCTTATTGTCTCACAGAACCGGAAGCAGGCTCTGATGCGATGGGCGGAAAGACGACAGCTGTTCTGAATGAAACTAAAACACATTATTTACTAAACGGAACAAAGCTCTACATTACCAATGCGGCGTTTTCTGATACCTTTATCGTCTATGCCAAGGTGGATGGCAATCAGTATACTGCATTTATCGTAGAAAAGGATTTCTCGGGCTTGGAACTTGGACCAGAAGAGAAGAAGATGGGTATTAAAGGATCCTCTACATGTTCAGTAATTCTGGAGGATTGTAAGGTTCCTGTTGAAAACGTACTCGGTGAAGTAGGGAAAGGGCATATCATCGCCTTTACCGTTCTTAATCTTGGTCGCTTCAATCTGGGGTCCGCATGTGTCGGCGCCTCCAAATATGCATTAAGTGAAGCAGTCGACCATATTACAGAGCGAAAGCAATTTGGCCAGCCGATTGCTGAATTTGGTGTTTCCAAAGAGAAGATAGCAAAAATGGCTGCCCGCATCTATGCATCGGAATCTATGCAATACAGAACATCAGCATTGCTGGAAGAGGCATTGCACGGAATGGATCAGGAACAGGACCAGCGACTGGTAGCTACAGCATTATCCGAATATGCTATAGAATGTGCTGCCTGTAAGGTATATGGTTCAGAAACATTGAACTATCTTGTGGATGAGGGATTACAACTACATGGTGGTGCCGGTTTTATTAATGAATACCGCATTGAACAGATGTACCGCGATTCCCGGATTAATCGAATTTTTGAGGGGACAAATGAAATTAATCGCCTGCTGCTGCCGGGCCAGTTTCTAAAGAAAGCCGCGAAAGGTGTGCTTCCATATGAACAGGCTGTAAAGGATGCATTTACTTATCTGCACGAAGCATCGACAGAGGAAAGTGGGGACCGGCTGAAACTGGTTCAGGATATTCGCTCCATATATCTTGTTCTTGTTGAGCTGGCACGTAGAAAGTATGATACTCATCTGGAGCAGCAGCAAGAGGTACTTATGAAGCTGTCTGATCTGGCTATACATCTATTTGCCTCCGAATCGGTGTTAATGCGTACAAGGAAATATAGAGATGAGCAGAAGGATGGTATTAAACAACATCTGATGGAAGCATCCCTAGAAGAGGCACGTAACCAGATCCTGTTCCTTGTACAGCAGCTGGAAGGAGAACTTTTGGAGGAACAAACAAAGATTCGTAATCAGATTGATTCGTTATTAAAATCTCATTCTTTTAAAGGATCGATCCATCGTAATCGTGGGGTAGCTTCGTATATATATGAGCACGGAGGTTATATCAATTAA